From a single Melospiza georgiana isolate bMelGeo1 chromosome 5, bMelGeo1.pri, whole genome shotgun sequence genomic region:
- the LOC131084021 gene encoding 5-hydroxytryptamine receptor 7-like: protein MLLRASPRRFLEQHLLLVESAEQQRPAREALPNPFMTEEPPAPAEPELPPSNLTNNGTDCGEEILLYGDTEKVVIGAVLSIIILTTIAGNGLVIISVCIVKKLRQPSNYLVVSLAAADLSVAFAVMPFVTITDLVGGEWLFGKVFCNVFIAMDVMCCTASIMTLCIISVDRYLGITRPLTYPVRQNGKLMAKMVFIVWLLSASITLPPLFGWAQNVTVERVCLISQDFGYTVYSTGVAFYIPMAVMLVMYSRIYQAAKVSAEKHRFMNFPKHYEDEGVYCLEASARAHHSSRRTKAAEECATLSKLLRQDRKNISIFKREQKAARTLGIIVGAFTFCWLPFFLMSTARPFICGIRCSCMPLRLERTLLWLGYTNSLINPLIYAFFNRDLRTTFWNLLRCRYRNINRRLSAASMHEALKATERHECIL from the exons ATGCTGCTGagggccagccccaggaggtTTCTGGAGCAGCACCTTCTGCTGGTGGAGAGCGCAGAGCAGCAGCGGCCGGCTCGGGAAGCGCTCCCGAATCCATTCATGACTGAGGAACCTCCCGCCCCAGCCGAGCCCGAGCTGCCGCCCTCCAACCTCACCAACAACGGCACCGACTGCGGCGAGGAGATCCTGCTCTATGGGGACACCGAGAAGGTCGTCATCGGGGCCGTGCTCTCCATCATCATCCTCACCACCATCGCCGGCAACGGGCTGGTCATCATCTCCGTGTGCATCGTCAAGAAGCTCCGGCAGCCCTCCAACTACCTGGTGGTGTCCCTGGCCGCCGCCGACCTGTCAGTGGCCTTTGCTGTCATGCCCTTTGTCACCATCACGGACCTGGTGGGGGGAGAGTGGCTCTTTGGGAAGGTGTTCTGCAACGTCTTCATCGCCATGGACGTGATGTGCTGCACCGCCTCCATCATGACCTTGTGCATCATCAGCGTGGACAG GTACCTGGGCATCACGCGGCCTCTGACCTACCCCGTGAGGCAGAACGGGAAGCTGATGGCCAAGATGGTCTTCATCGTGTGGCTCCTGTCGGCCTCCATCACCCTCCCTCCGCTCTTCGGCTGGGCCCAGAACGTGACGGTGGAGCGGGTGTGCCTCATCAGCCAGGACTTTGGCTACACCGTCTACTCCACGGGGGTGGCCTTCTACATCCCCATGGCCGTCATGCTGGTGATGTACAGCCGCATCTACCAGGCGGCCAAGGTGAGCGCCGAGAAGCACCGCTTCATGAACTTCCCCAAGCACTACGAGGACGAGGGCGTCTACTGCCTCGAGGCCTCCGCCCGCGCCCACCACAGCTCCCGCCGCACCAAGGCCGCCGAGGAGTGCGCCACGCTCTCCAAGCTGCTCCGCCAGGACCGCAAGAACATTTCCATCTTCAAGAGGGAGCAGAAAGCCGCCAGGACCCTCGGCATCATCGTGGGGGCCTTCACGTTCTGCTGGCTGCccttcttcctgatgtccacgGCGCGGCCGTTCATCTGCGGCATCCGCTGCAGCTGCATGCCCCTGAGGCTGGAGAGGACTCTGCTCTGGCTGGGTTACACCAACTCCCTCATCAACCCCCTCATCTACGCCTTCTTCAACAGGGATTTGAGGACTACTTTCTGGAACCTGCTGCGCTGCAGGTACAGGAACATCAACAGGAGGCTCTCGGCCGCCAGCATGCACGAGGCCTTGAAAGCCACGGAGAGGCACGAGTGCATCCTGTAG